From Brassica oleracea var. oleracea cultivar TO1000 chromosome C3, BOL, whole genome shotgun sequence, a single genomic window includes:
- the LOC106328090 gene encoding 2-oxoisovalerate dehydrogenase subunit alpha 2, mitochondrial — MAQHLKSSKSTFLNVLRHSLAFGSPSHASPHLRHNLPHGGPPSIKKVSPNPLTRLCNTMVDTLSSSHEDTNSQVMDFPGGKVSFTPEIRFISESNEERVPCYRVLDDNGQQLPNSQFVPVSKEIAVKMYSDMVTLQMMDNIFYEAQRQGRLSFYATAYGEEAINIASAAALSPDDVIFPQYREPGVLLWRGFTLQEFANQCFGNKSDYGKGRQMPVHYGSNKLNYFTVSATIATQLPNAVGAAYSLKMDGKDACAVTFFGDGGSSEGDFHAAMNFAAVMEAPVLFICRNNGWAISTPTSDQFRSDGVVVKGRAYGIRSIRVDGNDALAMYSAVHEAREMAIREHRPILIEALTYRVGHHSTSDDSTRYRSADEIEWWNKARNPLSRFRTWVESNGWWSDEAESDLRSRIKKEMLEAIRVAEKTEKPNLNHMFSDVYDVPPLNLREQELLVRQAIKSHPQDYPSDVPL, encoded by the exons ATGGCTCAGCATCTGAAATCCTCGAAATCGACTTTCCTCAACGTTCTCAGACATAGCCTCGCCTTCGGTTCTCCAAGCCACGCGTCTCCTCATCTCCGCCACAACCTACCGCATGGTGGTCCTCCGAGTATAAAAAAAGTCTCACCGAATCCATTAACTCGTTTGTGTAACACCATGGTGGATACGCTCTCAAGCTCACACGAAGACACCAATAGTCAG GTCATGGATTTTCCCGGAGGAAAAGTATCTTTCACACCCGAGATCCGCTTCATATCAGAATCCAACGAAGAGCGTGTGCCTTGCTACCGTGTTCTCGATGACAATGGCCAACAACTCCCCAACAGCCAGTTTGTTCCTGTTAGTAAAGAAATTGCGGTGAAAATGTATAGCGATATGGTTACTCTTCAAATGATGGATAACATATTCTACGAAGCTCAAAGACAAGGCAGACTCTCCTTTTACGCTACTGCATACGGTGAAGAAGCCATTAATATTGCTTCTGCTGCAGCTCTCTCTCCTGATGATGTCATCTTCCCTCAG TATAGAGAGCCTGGTGTTCTACTATGGCGTGGCTTCACGCTTCAAGAATTTGCAAACCAGTGTTTTGGGAACAAATCTGATTATGGCAAAGGCAGGCAGATGCCTGTTCACTATGGCTCTAACAAGCTTAACTATTTCACCGTCTCAGCCACAATAGC TACGCAGTTACCAAACGCGGTTGGTGCTGCTTATTCCTTAAAGATGGATGGGAAGGATGCGTGTGCGGTCACATTCTTTGGCGATGGTGGCTCTAGCGAG GGAGACTTCCATGCTGCTATGAACTTTGCAGCAGTTATGGAAGCGCCTGTTTTGTTTATCTGCAGGAACAATGGATGGGCGATTAGTACTCCTACCTCAGATCAGTTCCGAA GTGATGGTGTAGTGGTGAAAGGCCGTGCTTACGGGATTAGGAGTATACGTGTGGATGGAAATGATGCGCTTGCTATGTACAGCGCGGTGCATGAAGCTCGCGAGATGGCGATTAGAGAACATAGGCCAATCTTGATCGAG GCCTTAACGTATCGTGTAGGACACCATTCAACGTCAGATGACTCCACTAGGTACCGCTCTGCTGATGAGATAGAGTGGTGGAACAAAGCAAGAAACCCGCTGTCTAGGTTTAGGACTTGGGTTGAGAGTAATGGCTGGTGGAGTGATGAAGCGGAATCTGATCTGAGAAGCAGAATCAAGAAAGAG ATGTTAGAAGCTATCAGGGTTGCGGAGAAGACTGAGAAACCGAATCTGAATCACATGTTCTCAGATGTGTATGATGTTCCTCCTTTGAACCTCAGGGAACAGGAACTTCTGGTGAGGCAGGCGATCAAAAGTCACCCACAAGATTACCCATCCGATGTACCTCTTTAG
- the LOC106328091 gene encoding probable gamma-secretase subunit PEN-2: protein MEEASRSDEPNRNPNTDRSSNPNPLSSIISSAHVWPTIDGPLGLTEEASVDYARRFYKFGFALLPWLWAVNCFYFWPVLRHSRAFPQIRNYVVRSAVGFSVFTSLLLAWALTFSLGGEQLFGPVWDKLVMYNVADRLGLSGLA, encoded by the exons ATGGAGGAGGCTTCACGGAGCGACGAACCCAATCGGAACCCTAACACCGATCGGAGTTCGAATCCGAATCCACTGTCGTCTATAATCTCTTCCGCGCACGTTTGGCCAACGATCGACGGTCCGTTGGGGTTAACGGAGGAAGCGTCGGTGGATTACGCTCGCAGATTCTACAAGTTCGGATTCGCTCTCTTGCCCTGGCTCTGGGCTGTCAATTGCTTCTACTTCTGGCCTGTTCTCCGTCACTCTCGCGCTTTCCCTCAGATCCGCAATT ATGTTGTTAGGTCAGCAGTTGGGTTCAGTGTCTTTACATCTCTTCTTCTAGCGTGGGCATTGACATTCTCGTTAGGTGGAGAACAGCTTTTTGGCCCTGTTTGGGATAAGCTGGTTATGTACAACGTTGCTGATCGTCTTGGCTTGTCTGGTTTGGCTTAG
- the LOC106328406 gene encoding NAC domain-containing protein 82-like, giving the protein MGKTQLAPGFRFHPTDVELVRYYLKRKVLGKKLLVDAIVELDIYKFEPSDLPDKSYIKSGDLKWHFFCPREKKYATGVRANRATECGYWKTTGKDRAVLCNDEVVGKIKTLVYHVGKSPRGERTDWVMHEYRLEDKVLAQKNIPQDTYVLCVLFKKDGPGPRNGAQYGAPFNEEDWSDQEQHLNDAAHTPLSATPLLDSNSTASLGPTLQAPTNNYDDIYSMLDRFVDEDECLPFCEPNNNEVIHDTCVPAPVFLEEGEDMFSELLDLSIIHDNSMPRTPSNDLIENSELYLELQDLTAPLAPPPAGNGGDSYLSYQGHFDLSTANDDDPFGFSAFM; this is encoded by the exons ATGGGGAAAACTCAATTGGCTCCTGGGTTCCGGTTTCATCCGACTGACGTTGAACTCGTGAGATATTACTTGAAGAGGAAAGTGTTGGGGAAAAAGCTACTCGTTGATGCAATCGTTGAACTTGACATTTACAAGTTCGAACCTTCTGATTTACCTG ATAAGTCCTATATAAAGAGTGGGGATCTTAAGTGGCACTTCTTCTGCCCAAGGGAAAAGAAGTATGCAACTGGGGTTAGAGCAAACCGTGCAACTGAGTGTGGTTACTGGAAGACCACAGGGAAGGATAGAGCGGTTCTGTGCAATGATGAAGTTGTGGGAAAGATCAAGACTTTGGTTTACCACGTTGGCAAGTCACCTCGTGGGGAGAGAACTGATTGGGTTATGCATGAGTACAGACTTGAAGACAAGGTACTTGCACAGAAGAATATTCCTCAG GATACTTATGTGCTGTGTGTTCTATTCAAGAAAGATGGTCCTGGACCTAGAAATGGAGCTCAGTATGGTGCTCCATTTAACGAAGAGGACTGGAGTGATCAGGAACAGCATCTGAATGATGCAGCTCACACTCCTCTGTCTGCTACTCCACTTCTTGATTCCAATAGTACCGCCTCTCTGGGGCCGACCCTCCAAGCTCCAACCAACAACTATGATGACATATATTCAATGTTGGATCGCTTTGTCGACGAGGATGAGTGCTTGCCTTTCTGTGAGCCCAACAACAATGAG GTAATACATGATACCTGTGTTCCAGCTCCGGTTTTCTTAGAAGAAGGAGAAGACATGTTCAGCGAACTACTAGACTTGAGCATTATCCATGACAACAGCATGCCAAGGACACCTTCTAACGACCTAATTGAAAACTCGGAGCTATACTTGGAGCTACAAGATCTCACAGCTCCATTAGCACCACCTCCAGCTGGGAATGGTGGTGACTCTTATCTTAGCTATCAAGGCCACTTCGATTTGTCCACTGCTAATGATGACGATCCTTTTGGCTTTTCTGCGTTCATGTGA
- the LOC106335403 gene encoding potassium transporter 7 — translation MAEESSFDGSEKEEIASSGNGFGDLASMDSIESRWVTQDEDDDSVNGADDDDDDDDDEFYGTGLESEDEEVSEHRLLIRTGRRVDSFDVEALEVPGASRIDYEDLTVGRRVLLAFQTLGVVFGDVGTSPLYTFSVMFSKSPVKEKEDVIGALSLVLYTLLLIPLIKYVLVVLWANDDGEGGTFALYSLISRHAKVSLIPNQLRSDTRISSFRLKVPCPELERSLNLKEKLENSLVLKKMLLVLVLAGTAMVIADGVVTPAMSVMSAVGGLKVGVDAVEQDQVVMISVAFLVILFSLQKYGTSKMGLVVGPALLLWFCCLAGIGIHNLLKYDRSVYRAFNPIHIYYFFQRNSINAWYALGGCILCATGSEALFADLCYFSVRSVQLTFVCLVLPCLMLGYMGQAAYLMENHADASQAFFSSVPGAAFWPVLFIANVAALIASRTMTTATFSCIKQSTALGCFPRLKIIHTSRKFMGQIYIPVLNWFLLAVCLVVVCSISSINEIGNAYGMAELGVMMTTTILVTLIMLLIWQINIVIVTAFLIVFLGVELIFFSSVIASVGDGSWIILVFAVIMFGIMYVWNYGSKIRYETEVEQKMSMDLMRELGSNLGTIRAPGIGLLYNELVKGVPAIFGHFLTTLPAIHSMVIFVCIKYVPVPVVPQNERFLFRRVCTKSYHLFRCIARYGYKDVRKENHQVFEQLLIESLEKFIRREAQERSLESDGRNDSDSEEDFSGSTLVMGPNGSMYSMGVPLLSEYRDLNKPITELNTSSNHTSHHPFDTSSESSVSEAEQSLERELSFIHKAKEIGVVYLLGHGDIRARKDSWFVKKLVINYFYAFLRKNCRRGTANLSVPQSHLMKVDMTYMV, via the exons ATGGCGGAGGAGAGCAGCTTCGATGGTTCCGAGAAGGAAGAGATCGCTAGCTCAGGCAACGGCTTCGGAGATTTAGCATCGATGGACTCGATCGAATCTCGTTGGGTGACTCAAGACGAAGACGACGATTCGGTGAACGGCGCTGACGATGACGATGATGACGACGACGACGAATTCTACGGGACAGGACTCGAATCCGAGGACGAGGAGGTATCGGAGCACCGCCTCCTGATCCGTACCGGTCGTCGTGTTGACTCCTTCGACGTGGAAGCCCTCGAAGTTCCCGGCGCTTCGAGGATTGATTACGAG GATTTGACGGTGGGGAGGAGAGTGCTGCTTGCGTTCCAGACGCTAGGGGTTGTATTTGGAGACGTGGGAACGAGTCCTTTGTATACGTTCAGTGTGATGTTCAGTAAATCACCTGTGAAAGAGAAAGAAGATGTGATTGGGGCGTTGTCACTGGTGTTGTACACCTTGCTTTTGATCCCTCTTATTAAGTATGTTCTTGTTGTTCTATGGGCTAATGATGATGGTGAAG GTGGGACCTTTGCGTTGTACTCGTTAATCTCTCGTCATGCCAAGGTTAGTCTTATTCCTAATCAACTTCGGTCAGACACCCGGATATCGAGTTTTAGACTGAAGGTGCCTTGCCCTGAGCTTGAGAGATCGCTGAATCTGAAAGAAAAGCTCGAGAATTCATTGGTTTTGAAGAAAATGCTTCTCGTGCTAGTTCTTGCTGGAACGGCCATGGTGATTGCCGATGGGGTTGTTACTCCTGCAATGTCAG TGATGTCAGCTGTTGGTGGACTTAAGGTTGGAGTTGATGCAGTTGAGCAAG ATCAAGTGGTGATGATCTCGGTTGCATTTCTGGTGATCCTGTTTAGTCTACAAAAGTATGGGACGAGTAAGATGGGACTAGTAGTAGGTCCGGCATTACTCTTATGGTTCTGTTGTCTTGCTGGTATTGGAATTCACAACCTCCTCAAATACGATAGGAGTGTTTACAGAGCATTCAACCCTATCCACATCTATTACTTCTTCCAGAGGAACTCTATAAACGCGTGGTATGCACTTGGAGGTTGCATTCTCTGTGCTACAG GCTCGGAGGCATTATTTGCAGACCTTTGCTACTTTTCTGTTCGATCAGTCCAG CTTACATTTGTGTGTCTCGTCCTGCCCTGCCTCATGTTGGGCTATATGGGACAAGCTGCATACCTGATGGAGAATCATGCAGATGCTAGTCAAGCTTTCTTTTCATCTGTTCCAG GTGCTGCATTCTGGCCCGTCCTTTTCATAGCCAATGTTGCAGCTCTGATTGCCAGTCGCACAATGACGACAGCGACATTTTCATGTATTAAACAGTCAACAGCACTGGGCTGTTTCCCTCGTCTCAAGATCATCCACACGTCCCGGAAATTTATGGGTCAGATTTATATACCTGTCCTAAATTGGTTCCTGCTTGCCGTTTGCCTGGTCGTCGTCTGCTCAATCTCAAGTATCAATGAGATTGGAAATGCATATG GGATGGCTGAGCTTGGAGTGATGATGACAACGACAATCCTAGTCACTTTAATCATGCTTCTTATTTGGCAGATCAACATCGTAATCGTCACTGCCTTTCTGATAGTTTTCCTTGGAGTGGAACTAATCTTCTTCTCGTCAGTTATAGCGAGCGTTGGAGATGGAAGCTGGATAATATTGGTTTTTGCCGTGATCATGTTTGGTATAATGTACGTTTGGAACTATGGAAGTAAGATCAGGTACGAAACAGAAGTCGAACAAAAGATGTCAATGGATCTGATGAGAGAGCTTGGGAGCAATCTGGGAACGATCAGAGCTCCCGGTATCGGTCTGTTGTACAATGAGTTAGTGAAGGGAGTGCCAGCAATATTTGGCCATTTTCTCACTACACTCCCTGCAATCCACTCCATGGTCATTTTTGTCTGCATCAAGTACGTCCCGGTTCCAGTTGTGCCCCAGAATGAGAGGTTCCTCTTCAGACGCGTTTGCACCAAAAGCTACCACTTGTTCCGTTGCATTGCCAG GTATGGTTACAAGGATGTAAGAAAGGAGAACCACCAAGTATTCGAGCAGCTACTGATCGAGAGCCTCGAGAAATTTATCCGTAGAGAAGCTCAAGAGCGTTCACTGGAGAGCGACGGGCGCAATGATTCCGACTCGGAGGAAGATTTCTCAGGCTCTACACTCGTTATGGGCCCCAACGGGAGCATGTACTCAATGGGGGTTCCTCTTCTCTCTGAGTACAGAGACTTAAACAAACCGATCACGGAATTGAACACTTCGTCTAACCACACAAGCCACCATCCCTTTGACACATCGTCTGAATCCTCTGTCTCTGAAGCGGAGCAGAGCCTGGAGAGGGAGTTATCGTTCATACACAAAGCGAAAGAGATAGGGGTCGTGTATCTACTGGGTCACGGTGATATCAGAGCAAGAAAAGATTCATGGTTCGTCAAGAAGCTGGTCATAAACTACTTCTACGCATTCCTGAGGAAAAACTGCAGAAGAGGGACAGCTAATTTGAGCGTGCCTCAGTCTCATCTGATGAAAGTTGACATGACATACATGGTCTGA
- the LOC106335404 gene encoding 2-hydroxy-6-oxo-2,4-heptadienoate hydrolase-like, whose protein sequence is MFDHMKLLRCFSFTASRDWFFRQSFANAGLRSVVTDLSHGNSIASTTMHCWIPKSPNRSKPNLLLLHGFGANAMWQYGEHLRAFTGRFNVYVPDLLFFGLSSTSEQNRTESFQARCLMRLMEAHGVHRMSIVGISYGGFVGYSLAAQFPEKVEKLVLCCAGVCLEEKDMLDGLFKVPNLEEATGILIPQTPEKLKELIRFSFVKPMKGVPSFFLWDFIDVMCTEFVEEKRDLIKSILKDRRLSDLPRIKQKSLVIWGEEDQIFPLELGYRLKRHIGENAEIVVIKKAGHAVNLEKSKEFLQHLKSFLIDSL, encoded by the exons ATGTTTGATCATATGAAACTGTTGCGATGCTTCAGCTTCACGGCTTCGCGAGATTGGTTCTTCAGACAATCATTCGCGAACGCCGGTCTCCGCTCCGTCGTCACCGACCTCTCCCACGGCAACTCCATCGCATCGACCACCATGCACTGCTGGATCCCTAAATCGCCAAACCGCTCCAAACCAAACCTCCTCCTCCTCCACGGCTTCGGAGCCAACGCGATGTGGCAATACGGCGAGCATCTCCGAGCTTTCACCGGCCGGTTCAACGTCTACGTCCCCGACCTCCTCTTCTTCGGTTTATCCTCCACGTCGGAGCAGAACCGAACCGAGTCTTTCCAGGCTCGGTGTCTGATGAGGCTGATGGAAGCGCACGGGGTGCATAGGATGAGCATCGTCGGAATCAGCTACGGCGGGTTCGTCGGGTACAGTTTAGCGGCGCAGTTTCCGGAGAAGGTTGAGAAGCTGGTGCTGTGCTGCGCAGGGGTTTGCCTCGAGGAGAAGGATATGTTGGATGGGTTGTTTAAGGTTCCGAATCTTGAGGAAGCCACCGGGATTCTGATTCCTCAGACGCCGGAGAAGCTCAAGGAGCTTATTAGATTCTCGTTTGTTAAGCCGATGAAAGGTGTTCCTTCGTTTTTTCTTTGGGATTTTATTGATGTTATGTGTACTGAGTTTGTTGAGGAGAAGAGGGATTTGATCAAATCGATACTTAAAGATCGGAGGCTTTCAGATCTTCCTAGGATCAAACAG AAATCTTTGGTCATATGGGGAGAAGAAGATCAGATCTTTCCACTGGAACTTGGTTACAGATTGAAAAG ACATATAGGAGAGAATGCAGAGATAGTGGTGATCAAGAAGGCAGGACATGCTGTGAATTTGGAGAAGTCCAAAGAATTTCTCCAGCACTTGAAATCTTTTCTTATTGATTCTTTGTGA